One Camarhynchus parvulus chromosome 26, STF_HiC, whole genome shotgun sequence genomic window carries:
- the ATP2B4 gene encoding plasma membrane calcium-transporting ATPase 4 isoform X3, producing the protein MTNNVADHHPGNSVAEGNHEGDFGCSLVELRNLMELRSAEAVARINDSYGGVQNVCKRLKTSPVEGLSGNPTDLEKRRQVFGQNFIPPKKAKTFLQLVWEALQDVTLIILEIAAIISLGLSFYHPPGGDNELCGQSTGGVEDEGESQAGWIEGAAILFSVIIVVLVTAFNDWSKEKQFRGLQSRIEQEQKFTVIRKGQVIQIPVAEIVVGDIAQIKYGDLLPADGILIQGNDLKIDESSLTGESDQVKKSMDKDPMLLSGTHVMEGSGRMVVTAVGINSQTGIIFTLLGAGGEGDEEKKVKKGKKSGAPENRNKAKTQDGVALEIQPLKSQEGVENEEKEKKKVKVPKKEKSVLQGKLTRLAVQIGKAGLIMSAITVIILVLYFVIDTFGVQKRPWLAECTPIYIQYFVKFFIIGVTVLVVAVPEGLPLAVTISLAYSVKKMMKDNNLVRHLDACETMGNATAICSDKTGTLTMNRMTVVQAYVGDTHYRQIPDPEAILPKTLDLIVHGVAINSAYTSKILPPEKEGGLPRQVGNKTECALLGFVLDLKQDYQAVRNEVPEEKLYKVYTFNSVRKSMSTVLRNSGGGFRMYSKGASEIILRKCTKILDKNGEPRVFKVKDRDEMVKKVIEPMACHGLRTICLAFRDFPADAEPDWDSENEILSDLTCIAVVGIEDPVRPEVPDAILKCQRAGITVRMVTGDNINTARAIATKCGILLPGEDFLCLEGKEFNRLIRNEKGEVEQEQLDKIWPKLRVLARSSPTDKHTLVKGIIDSTVGDQRQVVAVTGDGTNDGPALKKADVGFAMGIAGTDVAKEASDIILTDDNFTSIVKAVMWGRNVYDSISKFLQFQLTVNVVAVIVAFTGACITQDSPLKAVQMLWVNLIMDTFASLALATEPPSESLLLRKPYGRNKPLISRTMMKNILGHAVYQLTIIFTLLFAGEKFFDIDSGRNAPLHSPPTEHYTIVFNTFVMMQLFNEINARKIHGERNVFEGIYRNPIFCSVVLGTFFAQIIIVEFGGKPFSCSGLTLTQWFWCIFIGVGELLWGQVICTVPTSHLKFLKEAGHGITKEEIPEEELPEDVDEIDHAEMELRRGQILWFRGLNRIQTQMDVVYTFQTGASSLQGALRRQPSIVSQHHDIKVVNAFRSSLYEGLEKPESRSSIHNFMTHPEFILEEDEPQTPFLDGTEDEPEPDGLQKRGGGSLGGSTALNRNNNAVDSEFSFPEPGSPFHSLETSV; encoded by the exons ATGACGAACAACGTGGCCGACCACCACCCCGGGAACTCGGTGGCCGAGGGCAACCATGAGGGGGACTTTGGGTGCTCCTTGGTGGAGCTCAGGAACCTCATGGAGCTGAGGAGCGCCGAGGCCGTGGCCCGGATCAACGACTCCTATGGCGGCGTCCAGAACGTCTGCAAGAGGTTGAAGACGTCGCCGGTTGAAG GCCTGTCTGGGAACCCCACGGACCTGGAGAAGCGGCGTCAGGTCTTTGGCCAGAACTTCATCCCCCCCAAGAAGGCCAAGACGTTCCTGCAGCTGGTGTGGGAGGCGCTGCAGGACGTGACGCTGATCATCCTGGAGATCGCAGCCATCAtctccctggggctgtcctTCTACCACCCCCCGGGAGGGGACAACGAGC TGTGCGGGCAGTCCACGGGCGGCGTGGAGGACGAGGGCGAGTCGCAGGCGGGCTGGATCGAGGGCGCTGCCATCCTGTTCTCCGTCATCATCGTGGTGCTGGTGACGGCCTTCAACGACTGGAGCAAGGAGAAGCAGTTCCGGGGCCTCCAGAGCCGCATCGAGCAGGAGCAGAAGTTCACGGTGATCCGCAAGGGCCAGGTGATCCAGATCCCCGTGGCCGAGATCGTGGTGGGGGACATCGCCCAGATCAAGTACg gtgatCTGCTGCCAGCGGATGGGATCCTGATCCAGGGCAATGACCTGAAGATAGATGAGAGCTCGCTGACCGGGGAGTCAGACCAGGTGAAGAAATCCATGGATAAAGACCCCATGCTGCTGTCAG gtACCCACGTGATGGAGGGCTCGGGCAGGATGGTGGTGACTGCCGTGGGCATCAACTCCCAGACTGGGATCATCTTCACCCTcttgggagcaggaggagagggtgACGAGgagaagaaagtgaagaaag GTAAAAAAAGCGGAGCCCCCGAAAACCGCAACAAAG CTAAAACTCAGGATGGTGTGGCCTTAGAGATCCAGCCCCTGAAGAGCCAGGAGGGGGTGGAAAAcgaggagaaggagaagaagaaggtgaaggtGCCCAAGAAGGAGAAGTCGGTGCTGCAGGGGAAGCTCACGCGCCTGGCGGTGCAGATCGGGAAGGCAG GGCTGATCATGTCGGCCATCACCGTCATCATCTTGGTGCTCTACTTCGTCATCGACACCTTCGGGGTGCAGAAGCGGCCCTGGCTGGCCGAGTGCACCCCCATCTACATCCAGTACTTCGTCAAGTTCTTCATCATCGGCGTCACCGTGCTGGTGGTGGCCGTGCCCGAGGGGCTCCCGCTGGCCGTCACCATCTCGCTGGCCTACTCTGTCAAG AAAATGATGAAGGACAACAACCTGGTGAGGCACCTGGACGCCTGCGAGACCATGGGCAACGCCACGGCCATCTGCTCGGACAAGACGGGCACGCTGACCATGAACCGCATGACCGTGGTGCAGGCCTACGTGGGGGACACCCACTACCGCCAGATCCCCGACCCCGAGGCCATCCTGCCCAAAACCCTGGACCTCATCGTCCACGGCGTGGCCATCAACTCTGCCTACACCTCCAAAATCCTG CCACCAGAGAAGGAAGGGGGGCTGCCCCGCCAGGTGGGCAACAAGACCGAGTGTGCCCTGCTGGGCTTCGTGCTGGACCTGAAGCAGGACTACCAGGCTGTGCGCAACGAGGTGCCCGAGGAGAAGCTCTACAAG gtCTACACCTTCAACTCCGTGCGCAAGTCCATGAGCACCGTGCTGAGGAACAGCGGCGGCGGCTTCCGCATGTACAGCAAGGGCGCCTCCGAGATCATCCTGCGCAA GTGCACCAAGATCCTGGACAAGAACGGCGAGCCGCGGGTGTTCAAGGTGAAGGATAGGGACGAGATGGTGAAGAAGGTGATCGAGCCCATGGCCTGCCACGGGCTCAGGACCATCTGCCTGGCATTCCGGGACTTCCCTGCGGATGCAGAGCCCGACTGGGACAGCGAGAACGAGATCCTGTCTGACCTGACGTGCATTGCCGTGGTGGGGATCGAGGATCCCGTACGGCCCGAG gtgccagATGCCATCCTGAAATGCCAGCGTGCAGGCATCACCGTCCGCATGGTGACAGGGGACAACATCAACACTGCCCGTGCCATCGCCACCAAGTGTGGCATCCTGCTGCCCGGGGAGGACTTCCTGTGCCTCGAGGGGAAGGAGTTCAACCGCCTGATCCGCAACGAGAAGGGAGAG gtggagcaggagcagctggacaaGATCTGGCCCAAGCTGCGGGTGCTGGCACGCTCCTCGCCCACGGACAAGCACACCCTGGTGAAAG GAATCATCGACAGCACCGTGGGTGACCAGAGGCAGGTGGTGGCTGTGACAGGGGACGGGACCAACGATGGCCCAGCCCTGAAGAAAGCAGATGTTGGGTTTGCCATG GGCATCGCGGGCACGGACGTGGCCAAGGAGGCCTCGGACATCATCCTGACCGACGACAACTTCACCAGCATCGTCAAGGCCGTCATGTGGGGCCGCAACGTCTACGACAGCATCTCCAAGTTCCTGCAGTTCCAGCTCACCGTCAACGTGGTGGCCGTCATCGTGGCCTTCACCGGTGCCTGCATcacccag GACTCTCCCCTGAAGGCCGTGCAGATGCTGTGGGTGAACCTGATCATGGACACGTTCGCCTCGCTGGCGCTGGCCACGGAGCCGCCGTCGGAGTCGCTGCTGCTGCGCAAACCCTACGGGCGCAACAAGCCGCTCATCTCCCGCACCATGATGAAAAACATCCTGGGCCACGCCGTCTACCAGCTCACCATCATCTTCACCCTGCTCTTCGCAG gGGAGAAGTTTTTCGACATTGACAGCGGCCGGAATGCGCCCCTGCACTCTCCCCCTACCGAGCACTACACCATCGTCTTCAACACCTTTGTGATGATGCAGCTCTTCAACGAGATCAATGCACGCAAGATCCACGGCGAGAGGAACGTCTTCGAGGGCATCTACCGCAACCCCATCttctgctctgtggtgctggGCACCTTCTTCgcccag atcATCATCGTGGAGTTTGGTGGGAagcccttcagctgctctgggctcaccCTGACCCAGTGGTTCTGGTGCATTTTCATCGGAGTGGGAGAGCTCCTGTGGGGCCAG gtgaTCTGCACCGTGCCAACGAGCCACCTGAAGTTCCTGAAGGAGGCTGGGCATGGCATCACCAAGGAGGAGATCCCCGAGGAGGAGCTGCCCGAGGACGTGGACGAGATCGACCACGCGGAGATGGAGCTGCGGCGGGGGCAGATCCTGTGGTTCCGGGGCCTCAACAGGATCCAGACCCAG ATGGACGTAGTTTACACATTCCAGACCGGCGCCTCCTCTTTGCAGGGAGCCCTCAGGAGACAGCCTTCCATCGTGAGCCAGCACCACGat
- the ATP2B4 gene encoding plasma membrane calcium-transporting ATPase 4 isoform X1, protein MTNNVADHHPGNSVAEGNHEGDFGCSLVELRNLMELRSAEAVARINDSYGGVQNVCKRLKTSPVEGLSGNPTDLEKRRQVFGQNFIPPKKAKTFLQLVWEALQDVTLIILEIAAIISLGLSFYHPPGGDNELCGQSTGGVEDEGESQAGWIEGAAILFSVIIVVLVTAFNDWSKEKQFRGLQSRIEQEQKFTVIRKGQVIQIPVAEIVVGDIAQIKYGDLLPADGILIQGNDLKIDESSLTGESDQVKKSMDKDPMLLSGTHVMEGSGRMVVTAVGINSQTGIIFTLLGAGGEGDEEKKVKKGKKSGAPENRNKAKTQDGVALEIQPLKSQEGVENEEKEKKKVKVPKKEKSVLQGKLTRLAVQIGKAGLIMSAITVIILVLYFVIDTFGVQKRPWLAECTPIYIQYFVKFFIIGVTVLVVAVPEGLPLAVTISLAYSVKKMMKDNNLVRHLDACETMGNATAICSDKTGTLTMNRMTVVQAYVGDTHYRQIPDPEAILPKTLDLIVHGVAINSAYTSKILPPEKEGGLPRQVGNKTECALLGFVLDLKQDYQAVRNEVPEEKLYKVYTFNSVRKSMSTVLRNSGGGFRMYSKGASEIILRKCTKILDKNGEPRVFKVKDRDEMVKKVIEPMACHGLRTICLAFRDFPADAEPDWDSENEILSDLTCIAVVGIEDPVRPEVPDAILKCQRAGITVRMVTGDNINTARAIATKCGILLPGEDFLCLEGKEFNRLIRNEKGEVEQEQLDKIWPKLRVLARSSPTDKHTLVKGIIDSTVGDQRQVVAVTGDGTNDGPALKKADVGFAMGIAGTDVAKEASDIILTDDNFTSIVKAVMWGRNVYDSISKFLQFQLTVNVVAVIVAFTGACITQDSPLKAVQMLWVNLIMDTFASLALATEPPSESLLLRKPYGRNKPLISRTMMKNILGHAVYQLTIIFTLLFAGEKFFDIDSGRNAPLHSPPTEHYTIVFNTFVMMQLFNEINARKIHGERNVFEGIYRNPIFCSVVLGTFFAQIIIVEFGGKPFSCSGLTLTQWFWCIFIGVGELLWGQVICTVPTSHLKFLKEAGHGITKEEIPEEELPEDVDEIDHAEMELRRGQILWFRGLNRIQTQIKVVNAFRSSLYEGLEKPESRSSIHNFMTHPEFILEEDEPQTPFLDGTEDEPEPDGLQKRGGGSLGGSTALNRNNNAVDSEFSFPEPGSPFHSLETSV, encoded by the exons ATGACGAACAACGTGGCCGACCACCACCCCGGGAACTCGGTGGCCGAGGGCAACCATGAGGGGGACTTTGGGTGCTCCTTGGTGGAGCTCAGGAACCTCATGGAGCTGAGGAGCGCCGAGGCCGTGGCCCGGATCAACGACTCCTATGGCGGCGTCCAGAACGTCTGCAAGAGGTTGAAGACGTCGCCGGTTGAAG GCCTGTCTGGGAACCCCACGGACCTGGAGAAGCGGCGTCAGGTCTTTGGCCAGAACTTCATCCCCCCCAAGAAGGCCAAGACGTTCCTGCAGCTGGTGTGGGAGGCGCTGCAGGACGTGACGCTGATCATCCTGGAGATCGCAGCCATCAtctccctggggctgtcctTCTACCACCCCCCGGGAGGGGACAACGAGC TGTGCGGGCAGTCCACGGGCGGCGTGGAGGACGAGGGCGAGTCGCAGGCGGGCTGGATCGAGGGCGCTGCCATCCTGTTCTCCGTCATCATCGTGGTGCTGGTGACGGCCTTCAACGACTGGAGCAAGGAGAAGCAGTTCCGGGGCCTCCAGAGCCGCATCGAGCAGGAGCAGAAGTTCACGGTGATCCGCAAGGGCCAGGTGATCCAGATCCCCGTGGCCGAGATCGTGGTGGGGGACATCGCCCAGATCAAGTACg gtgatCTGCTGCCAGCGGATGGGATCCTGATCCAGGGCAATGACCTGAAGATAGATGAGAGCTCGCTGACCGGGGAGTCAGACCAGGTGAAGAAATCCATGGATAAAGACCCCATGCTGCTGTCAG gtACCCACGTGATGGAGGGCTCGGGCAGGATGGTGGTGACTGCCGTGGGCATCAACTCCCAGACTGGGATCATCTTCACCCTcttgggagcaggaggagagggtgACGAGgagaagaaagtgaagaaag GTAAAAAAAGCGGAGCCCCCGAAAACCGCAACAAAG CTAAAACTCAGGATGGTGTGGCCTTAGAGATCCAGCCCCTGAAGAGCCAGGAGGGGGTGGAAAAcgaggagaaggagaagaagaaggtgaaggtGCCCAAGAAGGAGAAGTCGGTGCTGCAGGGGAAGCTCACGCGCCTGGCGGTGCAGATCGGGAAGGCAG GGCTGATCATGTCGGCCATCACCGTCATCATCTTGGTGCTCTACTTCGTCATCGACACCTTCGGGGTGCAGAAGCGGCCCTGGCTGGCCGAGTGCACCCCCATCTACATCCAGTACTTCGTCAAGTTCTTCATCATCGGCGTCACCGTGCTGGTGGTGGCCGTGCCCGAGGGGCTCCCGCTGGCCGTCACCATCTCGCTGGCCTACTCTGTCAAG AAAATGATGAAGGACAACAACCTGGTGAGGCACCTGGACGCCTGCGAGACCATGGGCAACGCCACGGCCATCTGCTCGGACAAGACGGGCACGCTGACCATGAACCGCATGACCGTGGTGCAGGCCTACGTGGGGGACACCCACTACCGCCAGATCCCCGACCCCGAGGCCATCCTGCCCAAAACCCTGGACCTCATCGTCCACGGCGTGGCCATCAACTCTGCCTACACCTCCAAAATCCTG CCACCAGAGAAGGAAGGGGGGCTGCCCCGCCAGGTGGGCAACAAGACCGAGTGTGCCCTGCTGGGCTTCGTGCTGGACCTGAAGCAGGACTACCAGGCTGTGCGCAACGAGGTGCCCGAGGAGAAGCTCTACAAG gtCTACACCTTCAACTCCGTGCGCAAGTCCATGAGCACCGTGCTGAGGAACAGCGGCGGCGGCTTCCGCATGTACAGCAAGGGCGCCTCCGAGATCATCCTGCGCAA GTGCACCAAGATCCTGGACAAGAACGGCGAGCCGCGGGTGTTCAAGGTGAAGGATAGGGACGAGATGGTGAAGAAGGTGATCGAGCCCATGGCCTGCCACGGGCTCAGGACCATCTGCCTGGCATTCCGGGACTTCCCTGCGGATGCAGAGCCCGACTGGGACAGCGAGAACGAGATCCTGTCTGACCTGACGTGCATTGCCGTGGTGGGGATCGAGGATCCCGTACGGCCCGAG gtgccagATGCCATCCTGAAATGCCAGCGTGCAGGCATCACCGTCCGCATGGTGACAGGGGACAACATCAACACTGCCCGTGCCATCGCCACCAAGTGTGGCATCCTGCTGCCCGGGGAGGACTTCCTGTGCCTCGAGGGGAAGGAGTTCAACCGCCTGATCCGCAACGAGAAGGGAGAG gtggagcaggagcagctggacaaGATCTGGCCCAAGCTGCGGGTGCTGGCACGCTCCTCGCCCACGGACAAGCACACCCTGGTGAAAG GAATCATCGACAGCACCGTGGGTGACCAGAGGCAGGTGGTGGCTGTGACAGGGGACGGGACCAACGATGGCCCAGCCCTGAAGAAAGCAGATGTTGGGTTTGCCATG GGCATCGCGGGCACGGACGTGGCCAAGGAGGCCTCGGACATCATCCTGACCGACGACAACTTCACCAGCATCGTCAAGGCCGTCATGTGGGGCCGCAACGTCTACGACAGCATCTCCAAGTTCCTGCAGTTCCAGCTCACCGTCAACGTGGTGGCCGTCATCGTGGCCTTCACCGGTGCCTGCATcacccag GACTCTCCCCTGAAGGCCGTGCAGATGCTGTGGGTGAACCTGATCATGGACACGTTCGCCTCGCTGGCGCTGGCCACGGAGCCGCCGTCGGAGTCGCTGCTGCTGCGCAAACCCTACGGGCGCAACAAGCCGCTCATCTCCCGCACCATGATGAAAAACATCCTGGGCCACGCCGTCTACCAGCTCACCATCATCTTCACCCTGCTCTTCGCAG gGGAGAAGTTTTTCGACATTGACAGCGGCCGGAATGCGCCCCTGCACTCTCCCCCTACCGAGCACTACACCATCGTCTTCAACACCTTTGTGATGATGCAGCTCTTCAACGAGATCAATGCACGCAAGATCCACGGCGAGAGGAACGTCTTCGAGGGCATCTACCGCAACCCCATCttctgctctgtggtgctggGCACCTTCTTCgcccag atcATCATCGTGGAGTTTGGTGGGAagcccttcagctgctctgggctcaccCTGACCCAGTGGTTCTGGTGCATTTTCATCGGAGTGGGAGAGCTCCTGTGGGGCCAG gtgaTCTGCACCGTGCCAACGAGCCACCTGAAGTTCCTGAAGGAGGCTGGGCATGGCATCACCAAGGAGGAGATCCCCGAGGAGGAGCTGCCCGAGGACGTGGACGAGATCGACCACGCGGAGATGGAGCTGCGGCGGGGGCAGATCCTGTGGTTCCGGGGCCTCAACAGGATCCAGACCCAG
- the ATP2B4 gene encoding plasma membrane calcium-transporting ATPase 4 isoform X2: MTNNVADHHPGNSVAEGNHEGDFGCSLVELRNLMELRSAEAVARINDSYGGVQNVCKRLKTSPVEGLSGNPTDLEKRRQVFGQNFIPPKKAKTFLQLVWEALQDVTLIILEIAAIISLGLSFYHPPGGDNELCGQSTGGVEDEGESQAGWIEGAAILFSVIIVVLVTAFNDWSKEKQFRGLQSRIEQEQKFTVIRKGQVIQIPVAEIVVGDIAQIKYGDLLPADGILIQGNDLKIDESSLTGESDQVKKSMDKDPMLLSGTHVMEGSGRMVVTAVGINSQTGIIFTLLGAGGEGDEEKKVKKGKKSGAPENRNKAKTQDGVALEIQPLKSQEGVENEEKEKKKVKVPKKEKSVLQGKLTRLAVQIGKAGLIMSAITVIILVLYFVIDTFGVQKRPWLAECTPIYIQYFVKFFIIGVTVLVVAVPEGLPLAVTISLAYSVKKMMKDNNLVRHLDACETMGNATAICSDKTGTLTMNRMTVVQAYVGDTHYRQIPDPEAILPKTLDLIVHGVAINSAYTSKILPPEKEGGLPRQVGNKTECALLGFVLDLKQDYQAVRNEVPEEKLYKVYTFNSVRKSMSTVLRNSGGGFRMYSKGASEIILRKCTKILDKNGEPRVFKVKDRDEMVKKVIEPMACHGLRTICLAFRDFPADAEPDWDSENEILSDLTCIAVVGIEDPVRPEVPDAILKCQRAGITVRMVTGDNINTARAIATKCGILLPGEDFLCLEGKEFNRLIRNEKGEVEQEQLDKIWPKLRVLARSSPTDKHTLVKGIIDSTVGDQRQVVAVTGDGTNDGPALKKADVGFAMGIAGTDVAKEASDIILTDDNFTSIVKAVMWGRNVYDSISKFLQFQLTVNVVAVIVAFTGACITQDSPLKAVQMLWVNLIMDTFASLALATEPPSESLLLRKPYGRNKPLISRTMMKNILGHAVYQLTIIFTLLFAGEKFFDIDSGRNAPLHSPPTEHYTIVFNTFVMMQLFNEINARKIHGERNVFEGIYRNPIFCSVVLGTFFAQIIIVEFGGKPFSCSGLTLTQWFWCIFIGVGELLWGQVICTVPTSHLKFLKEAGHGITKEEIPEEELPEDVDEIDHAEMELRRGQILWFRGLNRIQTQMDVVYTFQTGASSLQGALRRQPSIVSQHHDVKNVSSPTHVALSSVNSTPTTSAVAAAASPPAGNQSGECVP; this comes from the exons ATGACGAACAACGTGGCCGACCACCACCCCGGGAACTCGGTGGCCGAGGGCAACCATGAGGGGGACTTTGGGTGCTCCTTGGTGGAGCTCAGGAACCTCATGGAGCTGAGGAGCGCCGAGGCCGTGGCCCGGATCAACGACTCCTATGGCGGCGTCCAGAACGTCTGCAAGAGGTTGAAGACGTCGCCGGTTGAAG GCCTGTCTGGGAACCCCACGGACCTGGAGAAGCGGCGTCAGGTCTTTGGCCAGAACTTCATCCCCCCCAAGAAGGCCAAGACGTTCCTGCAGCTGGTGTGGGAGGCGCTGCAGGACGTGACGCTGATCATCCTGGAGATCGCAGCCATCAtctccctggggctgtcctTCTACCACCCCCCGGGAGGGGACAACGAGC TGTGCGGGCAGTCCACGGGCGGCGTGGAGGACGAGGGCGAGTCGCAGGCGGGCTGGATCGAGGGCGCTGCCATCCTGTTCTCCGTCATCATCGTGGTGCTGGTGACGGCCTTCAACGACTGGAGCAAGGAGAAGCAGTTCCGGGGCCTCCAGAGCCGCATCGAGCAGGAGCAGAAGTTCACGGTGATCCGCAAGGGCCAGGTGATCCAGATCCCCGTGGCCGAGATCGTGGTGGGGGACATCGCCCAGATCAAGTACg gtgatCTGCTGCCAGCGGATGGGATCCTGATCCAGGGCAATGACCTGAAGATAGATGAGAGCTCGCTGACCGGGGAGTCAGACCAGGTGAAGAAATCCATGGATAAAGACCCCATGCTGCTGTCAG gtACCCACGTGATGGAGGGCTCGGGCAGGATGGTGGTGACTGCCGTGGGCATCAACTCCCAGACTGGGATCATCTTCACCCTcttgggagcaggaggagagggtgACGAGgagaagaaagtgaagaaag GTAAAAAAAGCGGAGCCCCCGAAAACCGCAACAAAG CTAAAACTCAGGATGGTGTGGCCTTAGAGATCCAGCCCCTGAAGAGCCAGGAGGGGGTGGAAAAcgaggagaaggagaagaagaaggtgaaggtGCCCAAGAAGGAGAAGTCGGTGCTGCAGGGGAAGCTCACGCGCCTGGCGGTGCAGATCGGGAAGGCAG GGCTGATCATGTCGGCCATCACCGTCATCATCTTGGTGCTCTACTTCGTCATCGACACCTTCGGGGTGCAGAAGCGGCCCTGGCTGGCCGAGTGCACCCCCATCTACATCCAGTACTTCGTCAAGTTCTTCATCATCGGCGTCACCGTGCTGGTGGTGGCCGTGCCCGAGGGGCTCCCGCTGGCCGTCACCATCTCGCTGGCCTACTCTGTCAAG AAAATGATGAAGGACAACAACCTGGTGAGGCACCTGGACGCCTGCGAGACCATGGGCAACGCCACGGCCATCTGCTCGGACAAGACGGGCACGCTGACCATGAACCGCATGACCGTGGTGCAGGCCTACGTGGGGGACACCCACTACCGCCAGATCCCCGACCCCGAGGCCATCCTGCCCAAAACCCTGGACCTCATCGTCCACGGCGTGGCCATCAACTCTGCCTACACCTCCAAAATCCTG CCACCAGAGAAGGAAGGGGGGCTGCCCCGCCAGGTGGGCAACAAGACCGAGTGTGCCCTGCTGGGCTTCGTGCTGGACCTGAAGCAGGACTACCAGGCTGTGCGCAACGAGGTGCCCGAGGAGAAGCTCTACAAG gtCTACACCTTCAACTCCGTGCGCAAGTCCATGAGCACCGTGCTGAGGAACAGCGGCGGCGGCTTCCGCATGTACAGCAAGGGCGCCTCCGAGATCATCCTGCGCAA GTGCACCAAGATCCTGGACAAGAACGGCGAGCCGCGGGTGTTCAAGGTGAAGGATAGGGACGAGATGGTGAAGAAGGTGATCGAGCCCATGGCCTGCCACGGGCTCAGGACCATCTGCCTGGCATTCCGGGACTTCCCTGCGGATGCAGAGCCCGACTGGGACAGCGAGAACGAGATCCTGTCTGACCTGACGTGCATTGCCGTGGTGGGGATCGAGGATCCCGTACGGCCCGAG gtgccagATGCCATCCTGAAATGCCAGCGTGCAGGCATCACCGTCCGCATGGTGACAGGGGACAACATCAACACTGCCCGTGCCATCGCCACCAAGTGTGGCATCCTGCTGCCCGGGGAGGACTTCCTGTGCCTCGAGGGGAAGGAGTTCAACCGCCTGATCCGCAACGAGAAGGGAGAG gtggagcaggagcagctggacaaGATCTGGCCCAAGCTGCGGGTGCTGGCACGCTCCTCGCCCACGGACAAGCACACCCTGGTGAAAG GAATCATCGACAGCACCGTGGGTGACCAGAGGCAGGTGGTGGCTGTGACAGGGGACGGGACCAACGATGGCCCAGCCCTGAAGAAAGCAGATGTTGGGTTTGCCATG GGCATCGCGGGCACGGACGTGGCCAAGGAGGCCTCGGACATCATCCTGACCGACGACAACTTCACCAGCATCGTCAAGGCCGTCATGTGGGGCCGCAACGTCTACGACAGCATCTCCAAGTTCCTGCAGTTCCAGCTCACCGTCAACGTGGTGGCCGTCATCGTGGCCTTCACCGGTGCCTGCATcacccag GACTCTCCCCTGAAGGCCGTGCAGATGCTGTGGGTGAACCTGATCATGGACACGTTCGCCTCGCTGGCGCTGGCCACGGAGCCGCCGTCGGAGTCGCTGCTGCTGCGCAAACCCTACGGGCGCAACAAGCCGCTCATCTCCCGCACCATGATGAAAAACATCCTGGGCCACGCCGTCTACCAGCTCACCATCATCTTCACCCTGCTCTTCGCAG gGGAGAAGTTTTTCGACATTGACAGCGGCCGGAATGCGCCCCTGCACTCTCCCCCTACCGAGCACTACACCATCGTCTTCAACACCTTTGTGATGATGCAGCTCTTCAACGAGATCAATGCACGCAAGATCCACGGCGAGAGGAACGTCTTCGAGGGCATCTACCGCAACCCCATCttctgctctgtggtgctggGCACCTTCTTCgcccag atcATCATCGTGGAGTTTGGTGGGAagcccttcagctgctctgggctcaccCTGACCCAGTGGTTCTGGTGCATTTTCATCGGAGTGGGAGAGCTCCTGTGGGGCCAG gtgaTCTGCACCGTGCCAACGAGCCACCTGAAGTTCCTGAAGGAGGCTGGGCATGGCATCACCAAGGAGGAGATCCCCGAGGAGGAGCTGCCCGAGGACGTGGACGAGATCGACCACGCGGAGATGGAGCTGCGGCGGGGGCAGATCCTGTGGTTCCGGGGCCTCAACAGGATCCAGACCCAG ATGGACGTAGTTTACACATTCCAGACCGGCGCCTCCTCTTTGCAGGGAGCCCTCAGGAGACAGCCTTCCATCGTGAGCCAGCACCACGatgtaaaaaatgtttctagCCCAACCCATGTAGCTCTTTCCTCCGTCAATTCCACTCCCACCActtctgctgttgctgctgctgcatctcctcCTGCGGGCA